In one Pseudomonas sp. MM211 genomic region, the following are encoded:
- a CDS encoding sulfite exporter TauE/SafE family protein has translation MTDLLPQLLSALILGLLGGGHCLGMCGGLMGALTLAIPPEQRDQRLRLLLAYNAGRILSYAAAGLLLGLAGWALASGPLAVVLRSIAGVLLIVMGLYLAGWWSGLTRIEALGRGLWRHLQPLARRLMPITSPSRALLLGGLWGWLPCGLVYSTLLWAASQGNALHSAALMLAFGVGTLPVLLATGLAAERMGRLLRQRGVRVAGGLLVILFGLWTLPGPHQHWLMGH, from the coding sequence ATGACTGACCTGCTGCCGCAATTGCTGTCCGCGCTGATTCTGGGGCTGCTCGGCGGCGGTCATTGCCTGGGCATGTGCGGCGGGCTGATGGGCGCCCTGACCCTGGCCATTCCTCCTGAGCAGCGTGATCAGCGCTTGCGCCTGCTACTGGCCTATAACGCCGGTCGCATTCTCAGCTATGCCGCCGCAGGACTATTGCTCGGCCTGGCGGGTTGGGCACTGGCCAGCGGCCCGCTGGCGGTCGTACTGCGAAGCATCGCCGGCGTGCTGTTGATCGTCATGGGTCTCTATCTGGCGGGCTGGTGGAGCGGCCTGACGCGCATCGAAGCACTGGGCCGCGGCCTGTGGCGACATCTGCAGCCGCTTGCCCGCCGGCTCATGCCGATCACCAGCCCATCTCGTGCACTGCTCCTCGGCGGCCTGTGGGGCTGGCTGCCCTGCGGGCTGGTCTACAGCACCCTGCTGTGGGCGGCCAGCCAGGGCAACGCCCTGCACAGCGCTGCCTTGATGCTGGCATTCGGCGTCGGCACCCTGCCGGTGCTGCTGGCCACCGGCCTGGCGGCCGAGCGCATGGGCCGCCTGCTGCGCCAGCGTGGCGTGCGCGTGGCGGGTGGCCTGCTGGTGATCCTGTTCGGCCTGTGGACACTACCCGGCCCGCACCAGCATTGGCTGATGGGGCACTAA
- the ccoS gene encoding cbb3-type cytochrome oxidase assembly protein CcoS, with protein sequence MTALYILIPVALLLVAFAVWLFFWAVDSGQYDDLDSPAHRILFDDDDPRHKAAVKQASEPDQKPHD encoded by the coding sequence ATGACCGCCTTGTACATCCTGATTCCCGTTGCCCTGCTGCTGGTCGCCTTTGCCGTGTGGCTGTTCTTCTGGGCGGTCGACAGCGGCCAGTACGACGACCTCGACAGCCCGGCCCATCGCATCCTTTTCGACGACGATGACCCGCGCCATAAAGCGGCGGTGAAGCAGGCCAGCGAGCCAGACCAGAAACCCCATGACTGA